The DNA window CGGCGACCACCAACACCGTCACGATCGGCCCGATCTGGCGCACCGTGCCGAGGGCGGCACCGGTGCCGGAGAAGTCGGCGGCACCGAACTCTCTGAGCAGGATGTTGAAGGTGAATGTCAGCAGCACGGTGTAGGGGATGGTCAACATCAGCGTCGGCACGATCGAGACCCGCGCGACGAACCACGCCTGGATGATGAATTCGCGCCATGCGAAAGGCGGCCTGACCATCGCGACCAAGGTGTCGAGCGCCATCCCGTAAAAACCGCCGACAGCGCGGACCGGCTTGGTCAGGACATCGGAAGCGACCACCTGCTACTTCCTTCCGCCTAAACAGATCCCCCGGCTCCACCTGTGCTGTGGATTACCGCAGAGCACACGGACGCCGCAGACCGTAACATCACGGATTCCCAGACGCGCAACAGGACCGTGTGAGAGTCGTGGTTCCCCGCCGAAAGCCATACGAAAGGCTACTTCCGGGGAGCTATTTAGATGCAATAACCGTCAAATACGGACGGCTTCCTCCAATTCGGCGATAACGATCTTTCGCATGGCTAGCATCGCGTTGTTTGCCGCGGCGGCCCGTACGGGGTCGGGGTCGGCGAGCAGCTCATAGAGCCGGTCGGGCACGACCTGCCAGCTCAGGCCGAATCGGTCCTTGAGCCAGCCGCACTGCGACTCCTCGCCCCCGTCGAGCAACCGCTCCCAGTAATAGTCGACCTCCGCCTGGTCCTTGCAGCGGATTTCGAAAGACACCGCCTCGGAGAACGGGAACTGCGGACCGCCGTTGATGCCGATGAACCGTTGCCCGTCCAGCGAGAACGTGCCCCACGCGACGTCACCGGGCGTACCGGGTCCGGCGTCGGTATAGCGCTCGAACCCCCCGATCGCGGAGTTGGGAAAGATCGCGGTGTAGAACGCCGCGGCTTCCTCGAGATTGTTGTCGAACCACAGGCTTGGCGTAATCGAAGGCATGTCCAAACAGACTGCGGTGGCCCCCGAAACTCATCGCCCGGTGGCGCCAAGGGCGCGCAACGCGAAGTCCAGGACCCGGTTCTGCGCCCGCTGCAAACCCTCCGCATCCTCGTAATGCTGGGTGAGCATCACCCTGCTGATCACCGCACTGATGGCGATGGCATCCTGCTCGGGATCGGTCAGCGGGAACGTGCCGTCGTCGCGGCCGCGGCGCAAGATCTCGACCAGCGAGCGCTCCCGGTCGGCATGGGCTTGCTCGCGCGTCTCCCGGTATCCCTTCGCGGCGCGCACCTCGTCGGAATCGATTACCGAGAAGTGCATTCGGGTCTGGTCATCGTGGATCACGCCGAACATGCCGCAGATCCAGGCCCTGACCTGATCCACCGGGCCGCCGGGGACTTCCGCACAGATGCGGTCAAGGCGCTCGGCCAACATGTCGGTCTCCTGGCGCAACATCGCCAGGAACAGCTCGTCTTTGGACTCGAAGTGGCGGTAGAACGCCCGCGTCGACACACCCGCACGCTGCAGGATCGCCGCGACGGGGATGGCACCGCTGTGCGGTTCCGACAGACAGGTATACGCGGCGTCGATGATGCATTCGCGGTCATCACCGTCGGCGGTCTGTGCCTGCACGTCGCAAATCATAGGGACGCCGCCCGCCAGCCGGGTCGGAGTTGAGCGCAAATTTCTCCTGGGTAACGTGAAGTTTTTGGGGGCCAGCCGAGAGGAAGTCAGTGAGCACGACACGCAACGAGCCGCAGACGGTGAAGTTCCGCGTGTCCGGCGCCGATGCCGACATCACGTTGGTCGCCGACGAGTGGAATCGCGGTGGATCAGATTCAGATCAACCGACGGTGCTGCTGCTGCACGGCGGCGGCCAAAACCGGTTCTCGTGGAAGGGCACCGGGCAGATCCTGGCCGATCAGGGCCTACACGTGGTGGCGCTGGACAGCCGTGGCCACGGCGACAGCGACCGGGCGCCGAACGCGAACTACACGGTGGACGCGCTGTGTGACGACACCCTTGGCGTCATCGATCAGATCGGGCGTCCCGTTGTCCTGATCGGCGCCAGCATGGGCGGCATGACCGGAATGCTGGTCGCGCACGTCGCCGGACCGCAGAAGGTGACCAAACTCGTGCTCGTCGACGTCGTACCGCGTTACGAAAAGGACGGCAGCGCCCGCATTCGCGACTTCATGGCCAGCGGCATCGATGGTTTCGAATCGCTCGACGAGGCGGCCGATGCGGTCGCCGCATATCTGCCGTATCGGAAGAAGCCGCGTAGCCCCGAGGGGTTGAAGAAGAATCTGCGGCTGCGGGACGGCCGGTGGTTCTGGCACTGGGATCCGGCGTTCCTCACCGCGCCGATGGACGACCCGTTCGTCCGGGTGGAGAAGCTCGAGCGGGCGGTGATCGAATCGACGATCCCGATCCTGCTCATCCGTGGCAAGCTCTCTGACGTCGTCAGTTCCGAAGGTGTCAAAGACTTTCTGCAGAAGGTGCCCCGCGCCGAGTTCGTTGAACTCTCCGAAGCCGGGCACACGGCCGCCGGGGACGACAACGACGCCTTCTCCGAAGTCGTGGTGCAGTTCGTCTGCAAGTGACTTGCATGTCGCCAATCCGCCGCACCGTCGGTTTCAATTTCCTCGAAGAGCCGGAATTGCCGGCGCCACGGGTCAGCGAGGAGCAGGCCGAGCAGATCCTGCGCGAGCACTACGGATTGCACGCCCGGGCGAAATCACTTGGCAGTCAGCAGGACCGGAACTTCACCGTGATCTCAGTCGACGGAGCGATCGCCGGCGTCCTGAAAATCGCGAACCCGGCCTTCAACGAAACCGAACTCCACGCTCAGGACCTGGCGGCGGATCTGATCGCCGCGGCCGAACCCGACTTGCGGGTCGCGGTTCCACTTCCCAACCTCGCCGGTGAGAAGTACACGACCATAACGGGTTTGGTCGATGGCCCCGCTTACGTCAGACTGCTGCAGTATCTCCCGGGCGGGACGCTGCTCGATGCCGGCTATCTGTCGCCCACAGCGGCGGCCAGTCTCGGTGACGTGGCCGGCCGGGTGAGCCGGGCCCTCGCCGGGTTCACGCATCCCGGGCTGGATCGGATCCTGCAATGGGATCTGTGCCACGGCGCCGCCGTTGTCGCCGAACTGATTCCACACGTTTCCGACCCGGCGCACCGGACCGCGCTCGAGGCAGCGGCGCACGCGGCGTGGTCTCGCATCGCTCCACTGGTCGAGGACCTGCCGCGGCAGGCGGTACATCTGGATCTCACCGATGCGAACGTGGTGGTGTCGCGAAACCATGGCGTTGCCCACGCCGACGGTGTCATCGACTTCGGGGATCTGACGGACAGCTGGGCCGTGTCCGAACTGGCGATCACCGCGTCATGTGTGCTTGGGCACGCGGGCAGCGACCCGACCTCGGTGCTGCCGGTGATCCAGGCGTTCAACGACATTCGACCACTGTCGGCCACTGAAGCCGACGCGCTGTGGCCACTGCTGGTGCTGCGTACCGCGGTGCTGATCGTCAGCGGTGCGCAGCAGGCCGCGCTCGACCCCGACAACGACTACGTCTCCGGGCAGTCTGACGGCGAGTGGCGCATGTTCGAACAGGCCGTCTCGGTGCCGATGGACGTCATGACCGCGGTGATCAAGGCACACCTGAAACTGGCCTCGGCGCCCGGAGCGGTCGAGGTGGCGACCCCGCTCGTCGACGCCGTCTCGGTGGTGACGCTGGACCTGTCGACCACGTCGGATGCTTACGACGACGGTCGTTGGCTCACAGCCGATGTCGAGGATGCCCAGGCGCACACCGCGGTCGACGACGGCGCTGGTCTGGCGGTCACCGTCTTCGGTCAGCCGAGGCTGAACCGGGCGCCGAAGTTGAGTCACCAAAGCCCCGCCGTCGTACCGACCGGCATCGGAATGTGGCCGGCGTCGGACACCGCACTGCTGGCCCCGTGGGACGGCGACGTGATGGACGCCTCCGCCGACGCCGTCACGTTCCGCGGCGGCGGTTACGAGTTGACGCTGTCAGGTGTGCACGCGGGGGCCTCGGGCAGCCTGCGGGCCGGCGAGACGCTCGCGGAGGCACCGGCCCGAGGGTGGGTGCAGCTTGGTGTCCGGCCCGTCGGAGCCCCGGTGGCCCCGCTGTTCACCACCGCGGAGTTGGCGCCGGGTTGGCTTGCGCTGACAAGGGATCCACGACCGCTGCTCGGGTTGGGTGCAATAGAGGTTGCCGCCGCACGCGATCTGTTGTCGCGCCGCGACGCGAGTTTCGCGCAGGTGCAGGAGCATTACTACCGCACGCCGCCGCAAATCGAACGCGGGTGGCGCAACTACCTGCTGTCGACGCGGGGCCGGTGCTACCTCGACATGGTCAACAACGTGACAGTGCTCGGACATGCGCATCCGCGAGTCGCCGCCACCGCCGCCCGTCAGCTTCGCAAGCTGAACACGAATTCGCGGTTCAACTACGAGGCGGTGGTCGAGTTCAGCGAACGGCTGTCGGCCACCCTGCCTGACCCGTTGGACACCGTGTTCTTGGTGAACTCCGGTTCGGAGGCAAGCGATCTGGCAATCAGGTTGGCGACAGCGGCGACGGGCCGCCGCGATGTGGTCGCGGTCAGGGAGGCATACCACGGGTGGACCCACGGTACCGACGCGGTCTCGACCTCGATCGCCGACAATCCGAATGCGCTTGCGACCCGGCCTGACTGGGTGCACACGGTGGAGTCCCCCAACAGTTTCCGCGGCAAGTACCGCGGGGCTGAGGCGGTGCGGTACGCCGACGATGCGGTGCAGCAGATCGAAGAACTGATCGCCGCCGGCCGAGCGCCCGCTGGCTTCATCTGCGAAAGCGTGTACGGCAACGCGGGCGGCATGGCGTTGCCCGACGGCTATCTGCAACGGGTGTATACGGCCGTGCGCGCGGGCGGCGGGCTGGCCATCTCCGATGAGGTCCAGGTCGGGTACGGCCGTCTCGGCGAATGGTTCTGGGGCTTCGAGCAGCAGGGCGCGGTGCCCGACGTCGTGTCGATCGCGAAGTCGACGGGCAACGGCTACCCGCTCGGCGCGGTAATCACCAGCCGCGAGGTAGCGGACAGGTTCGGGTCGCAGGGCTACTTCTTCTCGTCGACCGGCGGCAGCCCGCTGTCGTGTGCGATCGGTATCACGGTGCTCGACGTGTTGGCCGATGAGGCGCTGCAACAGAACGCCTCTCGCGTCGGTGCACACCTCAAGGCGGGACTGCAGGCGTTACAGCAGCGGCATCCGATCATCGGCACCGTGCACGGGATCGGGCTGTACCTCGGCGTCGAGATGGTTCGTGATGCACAGACTCTCGAACCAGCTACCGAGGAGACTGCCGCAATCTGTGACCGCATGCTCGAACTCGGCGTGATCATCCAGCCGACCGGTGATCATCTGAACATCCTGAAGACCAAGCCACCCTTGTGCATTGACGTCGAGGGCGCCGACTTCTATGTCGACACGCTCGACCGGGTGCTGACCGAAGGCTGGTAGCTGGTTGACTTTCGCCATGGAATTGCGGCGACGCACGTCGTGGATGTTCGTACTACTTGTGTTGGCCGTGTTGGTTCCGATGGCCCCGGCTCGCGCCGACGTGCCAATGTGGTCCGGGTTGGATGCGCGCTTTTTCGCCGGCCCGATACCTCCGCAGGGCACCACCATCGCATCCGTCCCGCTTGATCCCGCGTCGTCTCTCGCGGGCGCCGGCCCCGCCTACCGCGTGCTCTATTCCACGGTCAATCAGCACGATCAGCCGGCCGTCAGCACTGGCGCAGTTTTCCTGCCGCCCGGCCCCGCACCCCAGGGTGGGTTCCCGGTCATCGCGTGGGCGCACGGCACCGTGGGCCTCGGCGACGACTGCACCCCGTCCGCGCTGCCTCGCACGCCGCGCGACAACGAATACCTTTCCCACTGGCTCGGCGAAGGCTACGCCGTCGTCGCCAGCGACTACGTGGGTCTCGGAACGCCCGGCCTGATGAGCTACCTGAACAGCGTGACCACCGCTCACGGGGTGGTCGACTCGGTGATCGCCGCCCACGACATGGGACTGCCGCTGTCACCGAAGTGGGCCATCGTCGGCCAGTCGCAAGGCGGCGGTGCTGCCATCAGCAGCGCACGCTGGGCAACCGACTTCAGTGCAGGAACCGGCTTGGACTACCGCGGCGTCGTCGCCACGGGCACCCCGGCCAACATCGACAAGCTGATCCAGCAGGCCGGGCCCGACCTCATATTGCCCGAGCTGGGCCCGATCGCCAACGCCTACACCGCCTACATCCTGGCGGCACTGCGCGAGGCTCGCCCCGACCTCAACGTCAACATCGTGCTCAGCCCAGCCGGATTGAACGCGGCCAACCGCGCCGAAACCGTCTGCACTCTGGCGCTTTCCGATGAGCTCGCAAACCTGACACCCGCAGCTTTCTTCATCGCGCCGCTCGATTCGATTCCCGGTATGGCCGACGCGCTCCACGCCTTCATGGGCACCCCGTCAACCGGTTTCGACCGACCCATCTTCCTCGGCGTCGGTCTCCTCGACCGGGACGTGCCACCGGAGTCGACCCTGACGTTCTACGACCAACTTGTCGCCGACAATCAGGACGTCGTCCTGCGAATCTATCCGGAGGAAGACCACAGCGGCACGGTGCTCGC is part of the Mycolicibacterium tusciae JS617 genome and encodes:
- a CDS encoding VOC family protein translates to MPSITPSLWFDNNLEEAAAFYTAIFPNSAIGGFERYTDAGPGTPGDVAWGTFSLDGQRFIGINGGPQFPFSEAVSFEIRCKDQAEVDYYWERLLDGGEESQCGWLKDRFGLSWQVVPDRLYELLADPDPVRAAAANNAMLAMRKIVIAELEEAVRI
- a CDS encoding TetR family transcriptional regulator is translated as MICDVQAQTADGDDRECIIDAAYTCLSEPHSGAIPVAAILQRAGVSTRAFYRHFESKDELFLAMLRQETDMLAERLDRICAEVPGGPVDQVRAWICGMFGVIHDDQTRMHFSVIDSDEVRAAKGYRETREQAHADRERSLVEILRRGRDDGTFPLTDPEQDAIAISAVISRVMLTQHYEDAEGLQRAQNRVLDFALRALGATGR
- a CDS encoding alpha/beta fold hydrolase; translated protein: MSTTRNEPQTVKFRVSGADADITLVADEWNRGGSDSDQPTVLLLHGGGQNRFSWKGTGQILADQGLHVVALDSRGHGDSDRAPNANYTVDALCDDTLGVIDQIGRPVVLIGASMGGMTGMLVAHVAGPQKVTKLVLVDVVPRYEKDGSARIRDFMASGIDGFESLDEAADAVAAYLPYRKKPRSPEGLKKNLRLRDGRWFWHWDPAFLTAPMDDPFVRVEKLERAVIESTIPILLIRGKLSDVVSSEGVKDFLQKVPRAEFVELSEAGHTAAGDDNDAFSEVVVQFVCK
- a CDS encoding aminotransferase, encoding MSPIRRTVGFNFLEEPELPAPRVSEEQAEQILREHYGLHARAKSLGSQQDRNFTVISVDGAIAGVLKIANPAFNETELHAQDLAADLIAAAEPDLRVAVPLPNLAGEKYTTITGLVDGPAYVRLLQYLPGGTLLDAGYLSPTAAASLGDVAGRVSRALAGFTHPGLDRILQWDLCHGAAVVAELIPHVSDPAHRTALEAAAHAAWSRIAPLVEDLPRQAVHLDLTDANVVVSRNHGVAHADGVIDFGDLTDSWAVSELAITASCVLGHAGSDPTSVLPVIQAFNDIRPLSATEADALWPLLVLRTAVLIVSGAQQAALDPDNDYVSGQSDGEWRMFEQAVSVPMDVMTAVIKAHLKLASAPGAVEVATPLVDAVSVVTLDLSTTSDAYDDGRWLTADVEDAQAHTAVDDGAGLAVTVFGQPRLNRAPKLSHQSPAVVPTGIGMWPASDTALLAPWDGDVMDASADAVTFRGGGYELTLSGVHAGASGSLRAGETLAEAPARGWVQLGVRPVGAPVAPLFTTAELAPGWLALTRDPRPLLGLGAIEVAAARDLLSRRDASFAQVQEHYYRTPPQIERGWRNYLLSTRGRCYLDMVNNVTVLGHAHPRVAATAARQLRKLNTNSRFNYEAVVEFSERLSATLPDPLDTVFLVNSGSEASDLAIRLATAATGRRDVVAVREAYHGWTHGTDAVSTSIADNPNALATRPDWVHTVESPNSFRGKYRGAEAVRYADDAVQQIEELIAAGRAPAGFICESVYGNAGGMALPDGYLQRVYTAVRAGGGLAISDEVQVGYGRLGEWFWGFEQQGAVPDVVSIAKSTGNGYPLGAVITSREVADRFGSQGYFFSSTGGSPLSCAIGITVLDVLADEALQQNASRVGAHLKAGLQALQQRHPIIGTVHGIGLYLGVEMVRDAQTLEPATEETAAICDRMLELGVIIQPTGDHLNILKTKPPLCIDVEGADFYVDTLDRVLTEGW
- a CDS encoding alpha/beta hydrolase family protein — protein: MFVLLVLAVLVPMAPARADVPMWSGLDARFFAGPIPPQGTTIASVPLDPASSLAGAGPAYRVLYSTVNQHDQPAVSTGAVFLPPGPAPQGGFPVIAWAHGTVGLGDDCTPSALPRTPRDNEYLSHWLGEGYAVVASDYVGLGTPGLMSYLNSVTTAHGVVDSVIAAHDMGLPLSPKWAIVGQSQGGGAAISSARWATDFSAGTGLDYRGVVATGTPANIDKLIQQAGPDLILPELGPIANAYTAYILAALREARPDLNVNIVLSPAGLNAANRAETVCTLALSDELANLTPAAFFIAPLDSIPGMADALHAFMGTPSTGFDRPIFLGVGLLDRDVPPESTLTFYDQLVADNQDVVLRIYPEEDHSGTVLASLADSTPFLRQAFTD